The genomic stretch TCGCCCATTCGAAGAATACACAAGCGGCAACCGAGGTCAAGGTCACCACCACGGCGCCCAGTCCGAACATATAAAATGACACCAGCAACGCAGGTATCAACGCAATGAGTACACCATACATATTCTTCTGTATGCTGTCACCGCTATGAACGTGAGGCGATAATGATACTATTAATTTATTAGCCATACTATTTTGTCGAATTATTTTTTAGCATTACGTGCACGGATAATACCGCCTACTGTGCCCTTACCCAAACGGATATAGTCCAGCAAATAACGATGAGACGGACATGTAAACTGACACGAACCGCACTCGATGCACGACATTACATCTTCTTTCTCTACTCTCTCCCAATCCTTATGAGCTGAAAGTGTTGCCAATAAGAAAGGCTCCAGTCCCATGGGACACACGTTAACACACTTGGCACAGCGGATACAGGGCTGAGCTTCCGCACGGGCAGCTTCCTTATCATTCATAATCAGCACACCCGAACTACCTTTACAAATAGGAACTTCTGTATTAACCAGTGCTTTACCCATCATCGGACCACCACCAATCACTTTTCCCGTATCTTCGGGCAAACCGCCAGCCGCATCAATCAGCTGGCTCATCGGAGTCCCCATACGGGTGAGAAAATTAGATGGATTTCTGACAGACTTACCTGTAACGGTTACAATGCGTTCAAACAAAGGTTTGTTTTTCTGAACGGCTTCATAAACGGCAAATGCAGTACCTACATTCTGAACTACCGCACCCACATTGATAGGAATAGCGGGAGGAGCAGGAACCTGGCGACCAATCACAGCATCTATCAACTGTTTCTCACCACCTTGCGGATATTTCACCTGCAAAGGAACTACCTCTATACCGGGATACTGAGCAGCCTTTTCAGTCATCAACTTAATAGCATCCGGTTTATTATTTTCAATACCGATATATCCCTTGGTTACTTTTGCAGCTTTCATCAGAATGCTTACGCCCACCAGTACTTCGTCTGCCTTTTCCAACATCAAACGATGGTCGGCAGTGAGGTAAGGCTCACACTCTACAGCATTGATAATTACACATTCCGCCTTGCAGCCCGGAGGAGGAGAAAGTTTCACATGAG from Phocaeicola dorei encodes the following:
- the rsxC gene encoding electron transport complex subunit RsxC is translated as MKTFRIGGVHPAENKLSAGKAIETLALPKQAVFPLSQHIGAPATAIVKKGDVVKVGTKIAEAGGFVSAAIFSSVSGKVNKVDAVIDASGYRKPAIFIDVDGDEWEESIDRSSTLVKECALTPEEIVAKVKNAGVVGMGGACFPTHVKLSPPPGCKAECVIINAVECEPYLTADHRLMLEKADEVLVGVSILMKAAKVTKGYIGIENNKPDAIKLMTEKAAQYPGIEVVPLQVKYPQGGEKQLIDAVIGRQVPAPPAIPINVGAVVQNVGTAFAVYEAVQKNKPLFERIVTVTGKSVRNPSNFLTRMGTPMSQLIDAAGGLPEDTGKVIGGGPMMGKALVNTEVPICKGSSGVLIMNDKEAARAEAQPCIRCAKCVNVCPMGLEPFLLATLSAHKDWERVEKEDVMSCIECGSCQFTCPSHRYLLDYIRLGKGTVGGIIRARNAKK